TTCTGTGTATGTTTCAACAGCCGGGAAGCGTAATTCCCAATCAGCATCCGCTTCAACGGCTGCCATAAAATCGTTTGTTAATGTAATTGAAATGTTTGCACCTGTTAAAAATTCTGGATTGTTAACGGAGTAGGTGCCTCCATCTTTCAATTTTTGCTGTGCATTTTCAATCACAGAATCTCCAAAACCACCATATCCGGGAATCTCTTTATAGCGTACAATATTTTCATACATATCTTGTTCCGTTGCTGAAAGAGGTGTGAATTTTAACTTTTCTTCTGCTAAACGAATAATTTGTTCATCGTCGGATTGTTCGATTAAAAAGCGTAAAATGCGTGGATTTTGCATTTTAGATATAATGAATTCGATAATATCAGGATGCCAATCAGCCAACATAATCATTTGTGCTCCTCGGCGTGATCCACCTTGTTCAACCAAATGTGTTAACTGTGCAATATCATTCAACCAAGATACGGACCCTGAAGATTTCCCGTTCACTCCACGTGCTAAAGTATTACGTGGTCTTAAGGTTGAACCATTCGTACCAACGCCACCCCCTCGGCTCATGATTTCCATCACTTCTTTACGATGATCAGAAATACCACCTCTTGAATCAGGAACCAAGGGCATGACATAGCAATTAAAATACGTTACATCCGTCTTTGAACCCGCACCATACAAAACGCGACCAGCAGGTACAAAATTCATGGCTGACAGTTCTTCATAGAAAGCATTAAAGGCTGTTTGTTGTTGCTCCTCATCTTCTTCAATCTCCGCTAATCCTCTTGCGTTTCGTTTAGCGATTTGTTCATAGTATACCTCGAGCGGTTTATCAATCGTTTCAATATCACGCACAACGATGCCGCTTTCAATCTCGATAGGGTCTTCCAATGAACTTCTATAAGCTTCTTCAACCCAAATGGTCACTCGATTTTCATCAATGGCTTGGACAATACCTACACCACGTGCTGGGTATTGCGAGTCATTTTTTACGGTCAAAACAACTAAATCACCAGCTTCTAAAGTGGTTTTAGCTGTATCTTTGAAGGCATACCGATCTAACATGACCATTCGCGAAATACCACTATGGGTGATATGCATATCATCCTCAATCGGGTGCACCTGGGGGAATGCTTTAATCGCTTCGTTTAATTGGTTTTTATTCCAATCCATGATTTTATTGGTTTTCAATTCCATTATATGTCCTCCTAAAAAATACTCATTAAAAAGGGTTCGCAACATATAGTTTTATTTTCCTTAAAAAACCCTACATATTGTGTCTTAGTAAGTATAACGAATCTAGGCAGTAAAAACAATGGATCTAAACTACTTTTCTAGTTTAAAATACTTATATATCAAACTTAAGCAGCAATCCTTAAATTTTGATTAGAATTCATGCGGAAATTATTACCTATCAGTATTTGTTATTTTATTGATTTGTTTATTTATTTATATTTAGTTTTAAAAAGCATATTCATTGCACGATAAGACTCGTTATCCTATACTAAAAGTAACAAAAAAACAGGAGGTTTTTTGATGGCTAAAGTAGCAACGGTTATAACAAAACTATTTGAAGATGTTGAATTTACTTCTCCTAAAGAAGCATTAGTTGCAGCAGGACATGAAGTGATAACAATCGGTTTTAACGCTGGCGAAATCATCGAAGGTAAGAAAGGTCAAGCTCGTGTTACAATTGAAAAAGCTATTGATGAGGTTAATCCAGCTGATTTCGACGCCTTACTCATCCCTGGTGGCTATTCACCGGACCAATTGCGTAAAGATGATCGTTTTTTAGATTTCACCCGCCATTTTGCCTTACACCAAAAACCTATTTTCTCAATTTGCCATGGCCCTCAATTACTCGTTAACGCTGGTGTTTTAAGCGGTCGCAACATAACGGCGGTTAAGCAAGTGGCGATCGACGTTAAAAATGCTGGTGCCAATTTCTTTGATGAAGCCGTTGTGATTGATCCTACTGGCCTCATATCAAGTCGTACACCAGAAGATTTGCCCGCTTTTAATGCGGCCATTGTCAACGCCCTTAAATAAAAACATTTAAGAAAAGGAGCTTTTTTATGGAAATAAGTTTTCACGGCCAATCTTGTGTTTATATTGAACACGATGGCCTTCGTATAATTATCGATCCTTTTATCACAGGGAATGAACTCAGCGATTTGGAAGCCAATGATGTAGACGTGGATTTTATATTATTAACTCATGGCCATAATGATCATTTTGGAGATACCATTTCAATTGCGAAACGCTGTAATGCCACCGTTATTGCCCCTAATGAGGTGGCTAATTTTGTCGCAGCAAAAGGTATCGAATCAATCGGTGGTAGTGGACACTATGCTTTTGGCGAGTTGAAGTTTGTACCCGCCCATCATAGCTCTAGTTACCAAGAAAACGGCCAAGTGTTTTATATGGGTGTGGCGACGGGTATGATATTGAAAATCGGTGGAAAAACGATTTATCACACGGGCGATACTTGGTTATTTAGTGATATGAAATTAATTGCAGACCGTAATGGTCCTATCGATGTGTTATTTATTCCCATTGGTGATCATTACACGATGGGCATTGAGGATGCAGCATATGCGACAAATGAATTAGTAAAACCTTCCATTGTCGTTCCAGTCCATTACAATACCTTCCCACCCATCCAACAAGATCCAAATCGTTTTAAAGCAATCATTGATGATTCGATCGATTGTCAAATACTGGAGCCTGGGGATAAAGTTAATTTTAACTAGAAATAAAACAGACTGCTTTTATGTAACTTTACACAGAAGCGGTCTGTTCTTCTAATAAATTATCGCTTATGTTAGAATAACAACTAATGGTTTATACACTATTTCAAAGGAGATCCAAATGTCACATACTGAAATTTATTTTAAAGAAGGCCGTCGAGCAGTATTGTTATTACACGCTTATACCGGTAGTGTTGCTGATATCCGCCGCACAGCCCGTGCCCTTCAAAAAGCCAATTACACTGTTTATAGTTATAATTTATCCGGCCATGGGACTGATCGCGTAGAAGACGTGTTAGCCTCAAGCCCGACTGAATGGTATGCTTCTGTCAAAGAGGCTGTTGCCTTTCTACATGAAGAAGGGTTTCAAGAAATTGCTATTCTTGGCCTATCACTAGGCGGAACGTTAGCTACACGAGCTACCATCGATCACTTAACAACCATTGGTGCTGGGGTATTTAATTCGCCCGTTACCGAAGCGAGTGGTGAAGGCAGTCGTGTTCATCGTTATTTTTTAAAAATTGCTGAAAAACAAAAAAGAGATAAAGGGTTATCTACGGAAGAAATTGAAAATGAAATGGAAGCCATTAAAATTGGGATTGTTAAACAACTTGATGACATCAAACAGTTTAGTCATGGTGTCCGTGAAAATTTAGATAAAATCACACTGCCTTTCTATATTGCGCAATCACAAAAAGATGAGTTAATTCATCCACAAGCAATGGTCGATTTAAAAAACGCATTAGTCAACGCCCCAGTTACGTTTGAATCCTTCCCCGAAAGCACCCACGTTATCACAATCGGAAAAGAGTATAAACGTTTTCAAGAATCCGTCATTCGTTTTTTAGATAAACTTGCTTGGACCGTCTAAAAACATACAAAAACCGAATATTATCTTAGACTAGTTAGCTACTTTAAGATAATATTCGGTTTTTTGTTCTTTAGCCAGTCTACAAAAACATCTGTCATAACCATACCCATGGAGATAAAAAGACGTTTCTTAATAATTCACAAAGTTATTGGTTTGGTCGCATTAAAACTTGACGCTCTTAAGTGCACGACGTATGCTTAAATTGAAATAACAGACGTTTCTATGGGTTGTTTCCTAGCAAAGTTGCTAATTATTAGAGTTCAATTGAAACTGGAGGTTGACAACAATGAGTGCCAATTTCATTAAGATGGCAGTTGTTTATTTTATTATTGGTGTTGGACTGGGTTTGTATATGGGAGCTGTCGAGCAGTTTGAATTAGGTCACGCACACGCACATATAAACTTGCTAGGATGGGTTTCACTGGCTTTATCCGGGTTAATTTACAAAGCCTATCCCGCTTTAAGTCATGGAAAACTAAGTTTAGTACACTTTTGGGGATTGATTCTAGGGACACCTTTTTTAACGGCTGGAATGGCCTTGATTGGTCTTGAACGCTTCGAGATAGGTGTACCCATTGCCATGATAGGAGGACTTGCTGTATTAGTCGGTGTTTTAGCTTTTGTGATCAATGTTTTTAAACATGTAAGCGATTAGCTTTTGTCGTACTGATGACTTTTGACGGACGGTTTAAGACAACTAAAGAAGCGAATATTATCTTACCGTAGTTGCCTACTTTAAGATAATATTCGGTCTATTGTATACTTAACTACTCAGCAGCATCTTTTGTTATACCAAATGAATAAACCATTTCAACGGTTCTTTCTTCACCTTCGAGCAACTCACCTTCAATTTGATACAATTCAACTAATAATTCATTACCTTCAATAGTATAAACAGCAAAGTTTTGAATAGCTGAATCACGGTTGTTTGAATGCGATGTTTCGAAAGCATCCGATGTTTGTGGTTGGTTTCCATAGGCGAATAGAGCATTATAGTAATCGACATCTTCTTGCGTCATCCAATCTAATCTTGGGCGTACAGATATCATATGTTCTAAACCTTTACTATAAATATCATCATATTCTTTCGTTCCACCCGTATTTGGTAATAAGAAGACCGTTCCTTCTGGGTTATTATAGTATGTTACACCATCAACC
This window of the Fundicoccus culcitae genome carries:
- a CDS encoding type 1 glutamine amidotransferase domain-containing protein, whose amino-acid sequence is MAKVATVITKLFEDVEFTSPKEALVAAGHEVITIGFNAGEIIEGKKGQARVTIEKAIDEVNPADFDALLIPGGYSPDQLRKDDRFLDFTRHFALHQKPIFSICHGPQLLVNAGVLSGRNITAVKQVAIDVKNAGANFFDEAVVIDPTGLISSRTPEDLPAFNAAIVNALK
- a CDS encoding metal-dependent hydrolase; the encoded protein is MEISFHGQSCVYIEHDGLRIIIDPFITGNELSDLEANDVDVDFILLTHGHNDHFGDTISIAKRCNATVIAPNEVANFVAAKGIESIGGSGHYAFGELKFVPAHHSSSYQENGQVFYMGVATGMILKIGGKTIYHTGDTWLFSDMKLIADRNGPIDVLFIPIGDHYTMGIEDAAYATNELVKPSIVVPVHYNTFPPIQQDPNRFKAIIDDSIDCQILEPGDKVNFN
- a CDS encoding alpha/beta hydrolase, which produces MSHTEIYFKEGRRAVLLLHAYTGSVADIRRTARALQKANYTVYSYNLSGHGTDRVEDVLASSPTEWYASVKEAVAFLHEEGFQEIAILGLSLGGTLATRATIDHLTTIGAGVFNSPVTEASGEGSRVHRYFLKIAEKQKRDKGLSTEEIENEMEAIKIGIVKQLDDIKQFSHGVRENLDKITLPFYIAQSQKDELIHPQAMVDLKNALVNAPVTFESFPESTHVITIGKEYKRFQESVIRFLDKLAWTV